A single genomic interval of Terriglobus albidus harbors:
- a CDS encoding RraA family protein, with translation MRMRRTLLWAGNAFVVVAAVALLAMKQETVASPEELQKNPEAVLEGYRHVEAASVSDAAEQVLHEKRYMSHKMQAIFPTKFVGTALTVQLLKQENNDPNALQGMLQAIDSGGKDSVYVMQVQDGADIAGMGGLMGTAMWSRGFSGAVIDGGVRDLPQLKRIGFPVYATGVVPSTSVSHYRFGGMNVPVVCDGVKVNPGDIISADQDGVVVIPKDKAVEVLIRAQKLDQTEHAMYPYIEKLHSIVAAVKEFGRI, from the coding sequence ATGCGTATGCGTAGAACGTTGTTGTGGGCAGGAAATGCATTTGTAGTGGTGGCGGCGGTTGCGCTGCTGGCCATGAAGCAGGAGACGGTCGCTTCTCCAGAAGAGCTGCAGAAGAACCCTGAGGCAGTTCTGGAGGGCTACCGGCATGTGGAGGCAGCTTCCGTCTCTGACGCGGCAGAGCAGGTGCTGCATGAGAAGCGCTACATGTCGCACAAGATGCAGGCGATCTTTCCGACCAAGTTTGTGGGTACGGCGTTGACGGTGCAGCTCCTCAAGCAGGAGAACAACGATCCGAATGCTTTGCAGGGCATGCTGCAGGCGATCGACAGCGGCGGCAAGGACAGCGTCTATGTCATGCAGGTGCAGGATGGTGCAGATATCGCCGGCATGGGCGGCCTGATGGGTACGGCCATGTGGTCGCGCGGATTCTCCGGAGCCGTGATCGACGGCGGTGTACGCGATCTGCCGCAGTTGAAGCGCATCGGCTTTCCCGTCTACGCAACCGGCGTGGTGCCTTCGACCTCGGTCAGCCATTATCGCTTCGGAGGGATGAACGTCCCGGTCGTCTGCGATGGCGTGAAGGTCAATCCAGGGGACATTATTTCCGCTGACCAGGATGGCGTGGTGGTGATTCCCAAGGACAAGGCGGTCGAGGTGCTGATCCGCGCGCAGAAGCTCGATCAGACCGAGCATGCCATGTATCCCTATATTGAAAAGTTGCACTCAATCGTGGCCGCGGTGAAGGAGTTCGGACGCATCTAA
- a CDS encoding aminotransferase class V-fold PLP-dependent enzyme, which yields MPRRADDRSISRRRLLGAAGATVAASLLPPSAVAAAAAEPAVDYYDKLGVAKIINAAGTYTYLTAAVMAPPVQRAVAMAAHHPVRLKDLQRASGEYIAKRLKCEGAVVSSGASAALTLGTAACVAAKGNLKSNEIPLQARERGYEVIVQKKHRYEYDHAMLICGVTIREVGSLEEYKSAFNERTVMTNYFNSAGPESEPGIIDRETWLKVAHEHGVPCHLDAAADVPPISNLWKYTEMGFDLVCFSGGKGLRGPQNAGLLLGKKRLTDLALENDSPNSDAVGRGMKVAKEQMVGMVAAVDWILEQNDEAIQAESMRRIRTIEAALKGIPTVTTTVNVPPVANHVPHLLIKYDPATVGIKPLEVAAKLRSQKQSIELSPATGVRGRIEGADENTIVVGVWMLQPGEAEIVASSLRQVLKPAKA from the coding sequence TTGCCTCGCCGTGCTGATGATCGTTCGATAAGCCGCCGCCGCCTGTTGGGCGCTGCCGGCGCCACTGTGGCTGCCTCACTGCTTCCACCCTCTGCTGTGGCTGCTGCTGCCGCGGAACCTGCGGTGGACTACTACGACAAGCTGGGCGTTGCGAAGATCATCAACGCTGCCGGCACCTATACCTATCTGACGGCCGCGGTGATGGCGCCGCCGGTGCAGCGGGCTGTGGCCATGGCGGCGCATCATCCTGTCCGTCTGAAGGATCTTCAGCGCGCCTCCGGCGAGTACATCGCCAAGCGCCTGAAGTGCGAGGGCGCAGTAGTGAGCTCCGGAGCGTCAGCGGCGCTTACGCTGGGCACGGCTGCGTGTGTAGCGGCTAAAGGAAATCTGAAATCGAATGAGATTCCTCTGCAGGCACGCGAGCGTGGGTATGAGGTCATTGTGCAGAAGAAGCATCGCTACGAATATGATCACGCGATGCTGATCTGCGGTGTGACCATCCGCGAGGTTGGAAGCCTGGAAGAGTACAAGAGTGCGTTCAACGAGCGCACGGTGATGACCAACTACTTCAACTCCGCCGGGCCGGAGTCGGAACCGGGAATCATCGACCGTGAGACCTGGCTGAAGGTTGCGCATGAGCATGGTGTGCCCTGCCACCTGGATGCCGCCGCTGATGTCCCGCCGATCTCGAATCTGTGGAAGTACACGGAGATGGGTTTTGACCTGGTGTGCTTCTCCGGCGGCAAGGGATTGCGCGGTCCTCAGAACGCAGGCTTGCTGCTCGGTAAGAAACGCTTGACCGATCTTGCTCTTGAGAATGACAGTCCTAACAGCGACGCTGTCGGCCGCGGTATGAAGGTTGCCAAGGAACAGATGGTTGGCATGGTTGCGGCTGTGGATTGGATTCTGGAGCAGAATGATGAGGCCATCCAGGCGGAGAGCATGAGACGCATCCGCACGATTGAAGCCGCCCTCAAAGGAATTCCCACGGTGACTACCACCGTGAACGTCCCGCCGGTCGCCAATCATGTGCCGCATTTGCTCATCAAGTACGATCCTGCGACGGTCGGTATCAAGCCGCTTGAGGTGGCAGCAAAGCTGCGTTCCCAGAAACAGTCGATCGAGCTTAGCCCGGCTACTGGCGTGCGTGGACGCATCGAGGGAGCGGATGAGAATACGATTGTCGTTGGTGTATGGATGCTGCAGCCAGGCGAAGCCGAGATCGTAGCCAGCAGCCTTAGACAGGTCCTGAAGCCCGCGAAAGCCTGA